A single window of Rubripirellula lacrimiformis DNA harbors:
- the hisA gene encoding phosphoribosylformimino-5-aminoimidazole carboxamide ribotide isomerase has translation MTKFRPCIDLHDGQVKQIVGGSLRDEGGGPIENHVAEQSAGWFAAKYRDDGLTGGHVIKLGPGNDAAAREALSAYPGGLQIGGGIHAGNAKQWIDAGASHVIVTSWLFDPGGELIESRLQQLIQSVGRQRIVLDLSCRRVEPSDSGELAWRVAMNRWQTLTTVKIDHATLDRLSAYCDEFLVHAADVEGLCQGIDADLVARLASWASRSATPRPMTYAGGVATMDDVTKIETASLGKIDVTVGSSLDMFGGQGCRYQDLVKRNQAARSDH, from the coding sequence GTGACTAAGTTTCGACCCTGCATTGATCTCCATGATGGCCAAGTGAAACAAATCGTTGGTGGTTCGCTGCGTGATGAAGGCGGTGGTCCGATCGAAAACCACGTGGCTGAGCAGTCGGCAGGGTGGTTTGCCGCCAAATATCGCGACGATGGCCTGACCGGTGGTCATGTCATCAAGCTTGGCCCCGGCAACGATGCGGCGGCTCGGGAAGCACTTTCGGCCTACCCAGGCGGGCTTCAAATTGGCGGCGGGATCCATGCCGGCAACGCAAAGCAGTGGATCGACGCTGGGGCCAGTCACGTGATCGTGACCAGTTGGTTGTTTGATCCGGGGGGCGAACTGATCGAAAGTCGGCTTCAGCAACTGATTCAATCCGTCGGCCGCCAGCGAATCGTGTTGGACCTGAGCTGCCGGCGGGTGGAGCCGAGCGATTCGGGAGAATTGGCTTGGCGCGTGGCGATGAATCGATGGCAAACGTTGACGACGGTCAAAATCGATCATGCGACGTTGGACCGGTTGTCGGCGTACTGCGACGAATTTTTAGTGCACGCTGCCGATGTCGAGGGGCTGTGCCAAGGGATCGATGCCGATTTGGTGGCCCGGTTGGCTTCGTGGGCATCACGCAGCGCGACGCCGCGGCCGATGACCTACGCCGGTGGCGTCGCCACGATGGACGACGTCACCAAGATCGAAACCGCTAGCCTAGGAAAGATCGACGTCACCGTCGGCAGTTCGCTGGACATGTTTGGCGGCCAGGGGTGCCGATATCAAGATCTGGTCAAGCGAAATCAAGCCGCCCGTTCGGATCATTGA
- a CDS encoding polyketide synthase, translated as MPANRTLDPKLASLLENLRGRVRRYIVWDSVLAIAAVILAAFWIGLAIDYLPVQLGGTEMPRLARMLLLSVVAVAVIVIAAMMLIGRLRRPLPDDSLALLVERQHPSLGGRLVTAVQLNRPGRDGDSHSPDLLNHVHREAASAIDKVDPGKVFRWQPLARKAMIVGPLALMAIVFLAISPQSFARAASRLTLFSDEPWPRRAHLEMVGIELPIVSADDVQVAPPALLTFDDQRTIRLPRGSSPMLRIRADAETAELPIVCTVYYRTDGGTRGQSNMRRVGRVSNGFQSFVLDGPPLSGLSESMTFDVRGLDDRLDDFRIETITPPALTEMKVSVRYADYLRGPGSSEVDLETDYQSGLRISEGSDVTMLAKSSVPIGETQVILKSAVGEPKQGDLSYSDDRRELRLRIDDFDAATTVSLVPADADGISAQAPYRYFLGVVLDEPPELQMRLAGIGNAVTAIAKIPVQAVVVDDYGVEQLTISVTPSAEATDESDEENPEDETGDAPDDEKPNADDNAPQSASVQPRLDREGNASAELDLRDWSSEGRLPELIPGGAISVIGEASDRYDLAERHLTRSEVFRLEIVTPEDLLARLERRELGLRARLEQTIDETRNLRDTLNLLRRGFDDVVEPDPEPDAASLEPDAADAAATAAKAARDKQEAAVEQTRQKQVRRLRTQQSGLQANKTAEELSGIATSLDDLLMEMVNNRVDSVDRQERIGEGVRDPLRAIVDDPLTRLRQQIVDIERSVDDSALATEKTALAVDTADDVLLQLIAVLDKMLDLESYNEILDIVRELIDDQGKLLDDTKSERKKRVLNLFD; from the coding sequence ATGCCAGCTAACCGCACCTTGGACCCGAAACTCGCATCGCTGCTAGAGAACCTTCGCGGGCGAGTTCGACGTTACATCGTCTGGGATTCCGTGCTCGCGATCGCGGCGGTCATCTTGGCGGCTTTCTGGATCGGGCTGGCAATCGATTACCTGCCTGTGCAATTGGGCGGCACCGAAATGCCTCGACTGGCTCGCATGCTGTTGCTATCCGTGGTCGCAGTGGCGGTAATCGTGATCGCAGCAATGATGTTGATCGGCCGCCTCCGCCGCCCGCTGCCCGACGACAGCTTGGCGTTGCTGGTCGAGCGTCAGCACCCCAGCTTGGGTGGCCGCCTGGTAACCGCAGTGCAACTGAACCGCCCAGGCCGCGACGGCGATTCGCATTCGCCGGACCTCTTGAACCACGTCCACCGCGAAGCGGCTTCAGCGATTGACAAAGTCGATCCCGGCAAAGTATTTCGCTGGCAACCGCTGGCCCGCAAGGCGATGATCGTGGGTCCGCTGGCATTGATGGCGATCGTGTTTTTGGCGATCAGCCCCCAATCGTTCGCTCGCGCAGCGTCTCGCCTGACACTCTTTTCCGACGAACCGTGGCCCCGCCGTGCCCACCTGGAAATGGTTGGCATCGAATTGCCCATCGTATCGGCGGATGACGTTCAGGTTGCGCCGCCCGCACTATTGACCTTTGATGACCAACGAACCATTCGCTTGCCGCGCGGCAGCAGCCCCATGCTGCGGATCCGCGCGGACGCCGAAACGGCCGAACTGCCGATCGTTTGCACGGTTTACTACCGCACCGACGGCGGCACCCGCGGCCAGTCGAACATGCGACGGGTTGGGCGAGTGTCGAATGGATTCCAATCGTTCGTACTGGACGGCCCTCCGCTTAGCGGGCTAAGCGAATCGATGACGTTCGATGTGCGCGGCCTGGACGACCGGCTGGACGATTTCCGCATCGAAACGATCACGCCCCCTGCCCTGACCGAGATGAAAGTTTCGGTTCGCTACGCCGATTACCTGCGTGGCCCCGGCAGCAGCGAAGTTGACCTGGAAACCGATTACCAGTCTGGACTGCGGATCAGCGAAGGCAGCGATGTCACGATGCTGGCGAAATCCAGCGTGCCGATCGGTGAAACCCAGGTGATCCTAAAATCAGCCGTTGGCGAACCCAAACAAGGCGACCTTTCCTATTCCGATGACCGCCGTGAACTGAGACTGCGGATCGACGACTTCGACGCCGCCACGACCGTGTCGCTGGTCCCGGCCGACGCCGACGGAATCTCCGCCCAGGCTCCGTACCGATACTTCCTGGGCGTCGTCCTGGACGAACCGCCCGAACTGCAGATGCGATTGGCGGGTATCGGAAACGCAGTCACAGCGATCGCCAAAATCCCCGTTCAAGCGGTCGTCGTGGATGACTACGGTGTCGAACAATTGACCATCTCGGTCACGCCGTCTGCCGAGGCCACGGATGAATCGGACGAAGAAAATCCCGAAGACGAAACCGGCGACGCACCGGACGACGAAAAACCAAACGCGGACGACAATGCGCCGCAATCGGCCAGCGTCCAACCGCGACTGGACCGCGAGGGCAACGCCAGCGCAGAACTGGATCTGCGTGATTGGTCCAGCGAAGGCCGACTACCCGAACTGATCCCCGGCGGTGCGATTAGCGTGATCGGCGAAGCCAGCGATCGATACGACTTGGCGGAACGACACCTAACCCGCAGCGAAGTCTTTCGGTTGGAGATCGTTACCCCAGAAGACTTACTGGCCAGATTGGAACGGCGCGAACTGGGACTGCGTGCACGGCTAGAACAAACGATCGACGAGACACGAAACCTGCGTGACACGCTGAACCTGTTGCGGCGGGGATTTGACGACGTCGTCGAGCCCGACCCCGAACCGGACGCAGCCAGCTTAGAACCCGATGCGGCCGATGCGGCGGCAACAGCAGCCAAAGCGGCCCGCGACAAGCAAGAAGCGGCGGTCGAGCAGACTCGCCAAAAACAGGTGCGGCGATTGCGAACGCAACAAAGTGGGCTGCAAGCCAACAAGACAGCGGAAGAGTTGTCGGGCATCGCCACGTCGCTGGACGACCTGCTGATGGAAATGGTCAACAACCGCGTGGATTCGGTCGACCGCCAAGAACGGATCGGGGAAGGCGTTCGGGACCCACTGCGAGCGATCGTTGACGATCCGCTGACCCGTCTTCGCCAACAGATCGTTGACATCGAACGCAGTGTCGATGACTCGGCCCTGGCCACCGAAAAGACCGCCTTGGCAGTGGACACGGCCGACGATGTCCTGCTGCAACTGATCGCGGTACTGGACAAGATGCTGGACCTAGAGAGTTACAATGAGATCTTGGACATCGTCCGCGAACTGATCGATGACCAAGGCAAACTGTTGGACGACACAAAATCCGAACGCAAGAAACGCGTTTTGAATTTGTTCGACTGA
- a CDS encoding coiled-coil domain-containing protein has protein sequence MIRCFLVLLLAFAAATTGLADESPLSQRQSTVAQRYQRLEELLLRLAEVETAENPERAALLRRAARQSRDKFVLERLRNASKSLESQEFQKAVDEQSAATEELASLLKLLLSEDRSKRIRDEKERVQKLVKELKRNLNNQRSTRARTENGADIQAVEKEQKSVTEKSEELKRQMEEDSEDPIETPAPSDSEPKDSEPNESKPSDSKPSDSEPSDSKPSDSKPSDSKPSDSKPSDSKPSDSKPSDSKPSDSKPSDSKPSDSKPSDSKPSDSKPSDSKPSESKPSDEASPEPPPERPQSPEQEAQKQLDQAIEKMKQAEKDLEEAKREEATEKQRQAEENLRAAIDQLEQILRQLREEELQRELAKLESRLRKMAAMQTQVLENTQTLAATPKSQRNRQTDLKAGDLAFEEKKITMEADRAMLLLREEGSSVAFPEVVLQIRGDTARVADFLAETKIDLVCQGIQEDILAALGEMIEALQKAQRDLEKKKQQQGQGKPGQSGQGEQPLVEALAELKLIRTMQSRIKSTTDRYSGLLESGESSGDEVLPLLQNLSERQSRLYRITRDLVLKRNQ, from the coding sequence ATGATCCGATGCTTTCTGGTTCTGCTGCTCGCGTTTGCCGCTGCAACAACCGGGTTGGCCGACGAAAGCCCGCTCAGCCAGCGACAAAGCACGGTCGCCCAACGCTACCAGCGGCTGGAAGAACTGCTGCTGCGACTGGCCGAAGTCGAGACGGCAGAAAATCCCGAACGGGCAGCCCTGCTGCGGCGTGCGGCTCGCCAATCACGCGACAAGTTCGTCCTGGAACGACTCCGCAATGCCTCGAAGTCGCTGGAAAGCCAAGAGTTCCAGAAGGCGGTGGACGAACAATCGGCGGCGACCGAAGAACTGGCATCGCTGCTGAAGCTGCTCCTTAGCGAGGACCGATCCAAACGGATTCGCGACGAAAAGGAACGTGTCCAAAAGCTCGTCAAGGAACTCAAACGCAACCTGAACAACCAGCGCAGCACGCGTGCACGAACCGAGAACGGCGCCGACATCCAAGCCGTCGAAAAGGAACAGAAGTCCGTCACCGAAAAAAGCGAAGAGCTGAAGCGGCAGATGGAGGAGGACTCGGAGGATCCGATCGAGACGCCTGCGCCGAGCGATTCAGAACCCAAGGATTCAGAGCCAAACGAATCCAAACCGTCCGATTCCAAACCGTCCGATTCCGAACCGTCTGACTCCAAACCGTCCGACTCCAAGCCGTCTGATTCCAAACCGTCTGATTCCAAACCGTCCGACTCCAAACCGTCCGACTCCAAACCGTCCGACTCCAAACCGTCCGACTCCAAACCGTCCGACTCCAAACCGTCCGACTCCAAACCATCCGACTCCAAACCATCCGACTCCAAACCATCTGATTCCAAACCTTCTGAATCGAAACCCAGTGACGAGGCGTCGCCAGAGCCCCCGCCGGAACGGCCTCAGTCACCTGAACAGGAGGCCCAGAAGCAGCTTGACCAGGCCATCGAAAAGATGAAGCAGGCGGAGAAAGACCTTGAAGAGGCCAAGCGAGAGGAGGCGACGGAAAAGCAGCGGCAGGCCGAGGAAAATCTGCGTGCGGCGATCGATCAACTCGAACAGATCCTGCGACAGCTCCGGGAAGAGGAGTTGCAGCGGGAACTTGCGAAATTGGAATCGCGTCTCAGAAAGATGGCCGCGATGCAAACTCAGGTGCTCGAAAACACTCAAACCTTGGCGGCGACACCGAAATCGCAGCGGAATCGCCAAACCGACCTGAAGGCTGGCGATCTGGCGTTTGAAGAGAAGAAAATCACGATGGAGGCTGATCGGGCGATGCTGCTGCTTCGCGAAGAGGGATCAAGTGTCGCGTTCCCGGAAGTGGTTTTGCAGATTCGTGGCGACACGGCGCGAGTGGCCGATTTCTTGGCGGAAACCAAGATCGACCTGGTCTGCCAGGGGATCCAGGAGGACATCTTGGCTGCCCTAGGCGAGATGATAGAGGCGTTGCAGAAGGCACAGCGTGACCTGGAAAAGAAGAAACAACAGCAAGGTCAGGGCAAACCCGGGCAATCGGGACAAGGCGAACAACCGTTGGTCGAGGCCTTGGCGGAACTAAAATTGATCCGAACGATGCAGTCCAGGATTAAATCCACGACGGACCGCTATTCGGGGCTGCTAGAATCAGGTGAGTCGTCTGGCGATGAAGTCTTGCCGCTTTTACAGAACTTGTCAGAGCGCCAAAGTCGTCTGTACCGGATCACTCGAGATTTGGTATTGAAGCGAAATCAGTAA
- a CDS encoding S1 RNA-binding domain-containing protein has product MSVDLEAIAQRGRCEISSLRLALPLLEQGYTPPFLARYRRDELGGLDESSLWGLASAVTTENQISNRREQLQALWDATALKDPAIGYAIGKANSVRMLSRLARRLKHESSEKPSDATRLAVRVLNPRKGDGSDFASIAAKVEGIESVDAAFDDLDNALVERLAGDPRVINAAVRWLAKNARIHIAKISDPHIGGEEEEAKPKKKKKKKSANANANANADKPAADTATDAAVATADGATDTQAATEATPPGDSAADPAAVVTTATETPAASATETSAIATAAAEAPAKPESTDSELAAAAEATATEATATEAPATEATAADAGTAETPAAEAASTEPVATEPTAADAPAAADGTATPAGETANTDSLPIDSFKAESAKSGAGDAKAAETSTKGNKPVKKQKKISPRQRRRRWLVGVLKPLQGKRFTSDKLSSFQLVMLGRALRSQVAECGFEYDAGKLVAELQRTAAGFNHHLEERMRDIVLQNEASIREAAEIAWWDDVQERASARLVQITADHLRRHVNRGPVDAKVVMSIDAVGPRTAATTIVSADGRVLHTEDLPCQLSATQRGQAVARMGELIHTHHVDLIVISNGPARRATMIALGDLITASPEKSIRWTLADRSGADAYSGSSVSDQEMRSTPRRFRAAAWLAFSVLQPAQSMAKVDPLKLRLSSFQRELSDEALAETLEDVMVSGASRGGVDANSAPQSWLRRLPGVTPEIATAIDKARREKLFSSRDAISEIANWPSAVESRQSLPFLRVFGSEESLDGTLIHPDDYALAKKLAQSLELELPPATPPGYTAPDFSNPSTSDEVKPIQVADQSKPTTVEDFTASGEKSPEFAIPEPEGDSETANTSELQADPAAGDAATPDAAATETAAAEPAAGETAEASSDAPAAEAAEPAATADDATPAEQSASGESATDDATSAEPVRQPRPDRAKIDKCVKEWQIGTRRAHQIVHWLCDPFGDSDVSGSPPAVMSTMPSTKALKPGDPVVGVVVGVMPFGVFVELAPDCSGLIHVSRVSDSYVEDLHEAVQIGDVVTAWVTGIDEKRRRVGLSAISPEREAELEDARRNRSARPHRGGGAGGGNRGGQGNRPAAAASGNRSQGTQGNQGRSGGPPSKDARGRGGQGGGGRGRSGDRHSAGNRGGRGRDKKPETYRVVAKADAKPLTDAMQDGKEPLRSFGDLMQFFDKDKKAAAEKSVKPAKPKVTEPKAAKPATEDPKPESNDAATPPATPAQTDAPATPSADTAKPADAPQSPQGEAANQPATQADTPDA; this is encoded by the coding sequence ATGAGCGTCGATTTAGAAGCAATTGCCCAACGCGGGCGTTGCGAAATTTCCAGCTTGCGTTTGGCCCTTCCCCTCCTCGAACAGGGATACACGCCGCCGTTTTTGGCGCGTTACCGTCGAGACGAATTGGGTGGTTTGGATGAATCAAGCCTTTGGGGGTTGGCGTCTGCCGTCACCACCGAGAACCAAATCTCCAATCGACGCGAGCAACTGCAGGCGTTGTGGGACGCAACTGCGCTGAAAGATCCAGCGATCGGTTACGCGATTGGCAAAGCCAATTCGGTCCGCATGCTGTCGCGACTGGCGCGTCGACTGAAGCACGAATCGAGCGAAAAGCCCAGCGACGCCACTCGATTGGCCGTTCGTGTGCTGAACCCACGCAAGGGTGACGGCAGCGATTTCGCGTCGATCGCCGCAAAAGTCGAAGGCATCGAAAGCGTCGACGCAGCATTCGACGACCTGGACAACGCCCTGGTCGAACGCCTGGCCGGTGACCCGCGAGTGATCAATGCAGCAGTTCGCTGGTTGGCTAAGAACGCCCGAATTCATATCGCCAAGATCAGCGACCCGCATATCGGTGGCGAGGAAGAAGAAGCCAAGCCGAAGAAAAAGAAAAAGAAAAAATCGGCCAACGCCAACGCCAACGCCAACGCCGACAAGCCTGCCGCCGATACGGCAACCGACGCTGCGGTAGCCACCGCAGACGGGGCGACCGACACGCAGGCCGCTACCGAAGCGACCCCGCCAGGCGATTCGGCTGCGGATCCAGCCGCGGTTGTGACAACTGCGACCGAAACACCGGCCGCATCGGCAACGGAAACCTCGGCGATCGCAACTGCGGCCGCCGAAGCCCCAGCCAAGCCAGAATCCACGGATTCTGAACTAGCGGCGGCAGCCGAAGCCACTGCGACGGAAGCCACTGCGACGGAAGCCCCTGCAACGGAAGCCACTGCAGCCGACGCTGGCACAGCGGAAACCCCAGCAGCAGAAGCTGCGTCGACCGAGCCAGTGGCGACCGAGCCAACTGCCGCCGACGCCCCAGCGGCAGCTGATGGCACAGCCACGCCGGCTGGCGAAACGGCAAACACCGACTCGCTGCCGATCGATTCGTTCAAGGCGGAATCGGCCAAATCGGGTGCTGGCGACGCGAAAGCAGCCGAAACATCGACCAAGGGCAACAAGCCGGTCAAAAAGCAGAAAAAGATTTCACCACGCCAACGCCGACGCCGTTGGTTGGTCGGAGTCCTGAAGCCGCTGCAAGGCAAACGCTTCACATCGGACAAACTCAGCTCGTTCCAACTGGTCATGCTGGGCCGCGCACTGCGAAGCCAAGTCGCCGAGTGCGGTTTCGAATACGACGCTGGCAAACTGGTTGCTGAACTGCAACGAACCGCCGCCGGTTTCAACCACCACCTCGAAGAACGTATGCGGGACATCGTCCTGCAGAACGAAGCCAGCATCCGCGAAGCCGCCGAAATCGCATGGTGGGACGACGTTCAGGAACGAGCATCGGCGCGATTGGTTCAGATCACCGCCGATCACCTGCGTCGCCACGTCAATCGTGGACCGGTGGATGCCAAGGTCGTCATGTCGATCGACGCCGTTGGCCCACGCACAGCAGCCACCACCATCGTGTCGGCTGACGGACGTGTTCTGCACACCGAAGATTTGCCCTGTCAATTGTCGGCCACTCAGCGAGGCCAAGCGGTTGCGCGGATGGGCGAACTGATCCACACGCATCACGTTGACCTGATCGTGATCAGCAACGGACCGGCCAGACGCGCAACGATGATCGCCCTGGGCGACCTGATCACCGCGTCACCCGAGAAATCGATCCGCTGGACTCTGGCAGATCGCAGCGGTGCGGACGCGTATTCAGGCAGCAGCGTTTCGGACCAAGAAATGCGTTCGACCCCGCGTCGATTCCGAGCCGCCGCCTGGTTGGCGTTCTCGGTCTTGCAACCGGCCCAGTCGATGGCCAAGGTCGACCCGCTGAAACTACGGCTCAGCTCTTTCCAACGGGAATTGTCTGACGAAGCACTCGCCGAAACGCTCGAAGACGTCATGGTCAGCGGTGCTTCACGCGGCGGTGTCGACGCCAACTCGGCTCCGCAATCATGGCTACGTCGACTGCCCGGCGTGACCCCCGAAATCGCGACCGCAATCGACAAGGCACGCCGCGAAAAACTGTTCTCGTCCCGCGACGCGATCAGCGAAATCGCGAACTGGCCTAGCGCCGTGGAAAGCCGCCAATCGCTACCTTTCCTACGTGTCTTCGGCAGCGAAGAATCCCTGGATGGAACACTGATCCATCCGGATGATTACGCGCTAGCGAAAAAACTCGCTCAGTCGCTGGAACTGGAACTGCCACCGGCGACGCCCCCTGGCTACACCGCACCCGATTTTTCGAACCCGTCGACCAGCGACGAGGTCAAACCGATCCAGGTGGCGGACCAATCGAAGCCGACGACCGTCGAGGATTTCACCGCATCCGGCGAAAAGTCTCCCGAGTTCGCGATTCCAGAACCCGAAGGCGACAGCGAAACCGCGAACACGTCTGAACTGCAGGCCGATCCGGCCGCCGGTGATGCTGCAACACCCGATGCTGCAGCGACCGAAACCGCAGCAGCGGAACCTGCCGCCGGCGAGACCGCCGAAGCGTCCAGCGACGCACCGGCTGCCGAAGCCGCAGAACCCGCAGCGACAGCGGACGACGCTACTCCAGCCGAGCAATCCGCATCGGGCGAATCAGCCACCGACGATGCGACCTCCGCCGAACCTGTCCGCCAACCTCGGCCCGACCGAGCCAAGATCGACAAGTGCGTCAAAGAATGGCAGATCGGCACCCGCCGCGCTCATCAAATTGTGCACTGGCTTTGCGATCCATTCGGCGACAGCGACGTGTCCGGATCGCCTCCGGCCGTGATGTCAACGATGCCATCGACCAAGGCCCTGAAACCCGGCGATCCAGTCGTGGGCGTCGTGGTCGGCGTCATGCCGTTTGGTGTCTTCGTTGAATTGGCACCCGATTGCAGCGGACTGATTCACGTCAGCCGTGTGTCGGATTCCTATGTGGAAGACCTGCACGAAGCGGTTCAAATCGGCGATGTCGTCACCGCTTGGGTGACCGGTATCGACGAAAAACGTCGCCGTGTCGGACTCAGTGCGATTTCACCCGAGCGTGAAGCAGAACTGGAAGATGCCCGACGCAACCGTTCGGCTCGCCCCCATCGTGGCGGTGGCGCTGGCGGTGGCAATCGAGGCGGTCAAGGGAATCGTCCGGCCGCTGCAGCATCCGGTAATCGATCGCAAGGAACCCAAGGCAATCAAGGACGCAGCGGTGGACCACCATCCAAAGACGCTCGCGGCCGTGGCGGCCAAGGCGGTGGCGGACGTGGACGCAGCGGCGATCGGCACTCAGCCGGCAACCGAGGCGGACGTGGTCGTGACAAGAAACCGGAAACCTACCGAGTCGTGGCCAAGGCTGATGCCAAGCCGCTGACCGACGCGATGCAAGACGGCAAAGAACCGCTGCGATCGTTCGGTGACCTGATGCAGTTCTTTGACAAAGACAAGAAGGCAGCTGCGGAAAAATCGGTCAAACCGGCCAAGCCCAAAGTGACCGAGCCAAAGGCAGCGAAGCCAGCGACGGAGGATCCAAAACCAGAGTCCAACGACGCGGCAACTCCGCCTGCAACACCCGCGCAGACGGACGCCCCGGCAACCCCTTCGGCCGACACGGCCAAACCAGCCGATGCACCGCAATCGCCACAAGGCGAAGCTGCGAACCAACCCGCTACTCAAGCCGATACCCCTGACGCATGA